In the Streptomyces sp. NBC_00525 genome, one interval contains:
- a CDS encoding ABC transporter ATP-binding protein produces MASVTFDKASRVYPGSTKPAVDQLEIDIADGEFLVLVGPSGCGKSTSLRMLAGLEDVNGGAIRIGDRDVTHLPPKDRDIAMVFQNYALYPHMTVADNMGFALKIAGVNKTEIRAKVEEAAKMLDLTDYLDRKPKALSGGQRQRVAMGRAIVREPQVFLMDEPLSNLDAKLRVSTRTQIASLQRRLGITTVYVTHDQVEALTMGDRVAVLKDGLLQQVDSPRNMYDKPANLFVAGFIGSPAMNLVEVPITDGGVKFGNSVVPVSREALTAAANRGDTTVTVGIRPEHFDIVEHGGAAAKGLSKDSSEAPAGLAVSVNVVEELGADGFVYGAAEVGGEHKDLVVRVGGRAVPEKGTTLHVVPRPDELHVFATSTGERLTA; encoded by the coding sequence ATGGCCAGTGTCACGTTCGACAAGGCGTCCCGCGTCTACCCCGGCTCCACGAAGCCCGCGGTCGACCAGCTCGAGATCGACATCGCGGACGGCGAGTTCCTCGTCCTCGTCGGTCCCTCCGGTTGTGGCAAGTCCACCTCGCTCCGCATGCTCGCGGGCCTCGAGGACGTCAACGGCGGTGCCATCCGCATCGGTGACCGCGACGTCACGCACCTGCCGCCGAAGGACCGGGACATCGCCATGGTGTTCCAGAACTACGCGCTCTACCCGCACATGACCGTCGCGGACAACATGGGCTTCGCGCTCAAGATCGCCGGTGTCAACAAGACCGAGATCCGGGCGAAGGTCGAAGAGGCCGCCAAGATGCTGGACCTCACCGACTACCTGGACCGCAAGCCGAAGGCGCTCTCCGGTGGTCAGCGCCAGCGTGTGGCGATGGGCCGCGCCATCGTGCGTGAGCCGCAGGTGTTCCTCATGGACGAGCCGCTGTCGAACCTCGACGCCAAGCTCCGTGTCTCCACCCGTACGCAGATCGCCTCGCTCCAGCGCCGTCTGGGCATCACGACCGTGTACGTCACGCACGACCAGGTCGAGGCCCTCACCATGGGCGACCGCGTCGCGGTCCTCAAGGACGGTCTGCTCCAGCAGGTCGACTCGCCGCGCAACATGTACGACAAGCCGGCGAACCTCTTCGTGGCCGGCTTCATCGGCTCCCCGGCGATGAACCTCGTCGAGGTCCCGATCACCGACGGCGGCGTGAAGTTCGGCAACAGCGTCGTCCCGGTCTCCCGCGAGGCGCTGACCGCCGCCGCCAACCGCGGCGACACCACGGTCACGGTCGGCATCCGCCCCGAGCACTTCGACATCGTCGAGCACGGCGGCGCCGCCGCCAAGGGCCTCAGCAAGGACTCCTCGGAGGCCCCGGCCGGCCTGGCCGTCTCGGTCAACGTGGTCGAGGAGCTGGGCGCCGACGGCTTCGTCTACGGTGCCGCCGAGGTCGGTGGCGAGCACAAGGACCTGGTCGTCCGCGTCGGCGGCCGCGCCGTCCCGGAGAAGGGCACCACGCTGCACGTCGTGCCCCGCCCGGACGAGCTGCACGTCTTCGCCACGTCGACCGGTGAGCGCCTCACCGCCTGA